In the Hirundo rustica isolate bHirRus1 chromosome 2, bHirRus1.pri.v3, whole genome shotgun sequence genome, TTACAAATGCTTACAATATTGATAAAGATTatatttggattatttttgaTATAATGGAAGATTGCATACTCATCAACTTGTCTCCAAGGACCTTTCTGTGATGTTGAGTATTAGCTGAGCAAAGTTCTCCTCAATTCTTggatttccttttgtttttccctcacTATGTTATCCTGTTTCCCCATACAAAATAGCCATTCCTGTAAGATTAGTTATTgttctaaaggaaaaggttctttcTTTAATGCATGTAAGTAGAGAAATTAAGATTCCAGAGTTTTCTTCCAAGTCATCTGGAATAAAATctacttctttgttttttttaattacacaaAGACATGTTTGCTGATTTGTAGCCAAAATGGACTGTCAGCTGGAAAGCTTCCTGAAGCCTGTGGTGTgttatttttagctttctgtGGTTCCCAGCAGTGAAACTTTTTAATGGCTTCGGATCCCTCAGAAGTTTAATGCCTAAGCCATGTGGCAAAATGCTGCATGTTGTAATGAATAGttgtgaaaagaaaaggagtatTGTCTTTCTATCTGGAACCAGATTGCCTTCATCTAGAAGATTATTATGAAAGAGATTTCTGAAAAGGAGATATTCATAACTAACTTTTCTTCAGCTCTGTGTGAGTGCTGTCCTACAGCTTTACTGCTCTACTTAATTGTCAGATGTAAACCAAACTAGTTCAAAATATGAGAGAAAATTTATGTGATTTCTTAAGTAATAGGCGAGGTGTTCTCATTTGTGTCTCTAACTTTTCACTAGCTGTGAATACATTCCAAGATTGCATCTCAAAGTTTAATAGATATACATAACTTAGACTGATGTAGTTAGCACTACTGGGGCATTAAAATGATGCAGCATGAAAAGCCTTTCCCTCAGAAAGCAGACAAggagccctgctgctgttcacAGTCCAGATGTTCAGGTACCTTGCTTTGACAATTTGTTTCGATTTCATCCTGTTCACTGGAGTTTCAGCAAATAGTGGTTTTGTGTAATTTAATCTAAAACAGaggttctgggtttttttctccttagggTATACAGAAAACTAAGTTACACTGAAGGGAAAGACCAATTGTAGGAATCCCTTGGATGACTCTCTGGCTAAAGCTCACCAAGAAGCATTCATGGACTGCTACACATAAAACAGTTTTATATAGGTTGGGTTTTATTCAgtgttctttcttcttccaaGAATCAAGCACTTACAGTTACATGTAAGCACATAGTTCTGGTTTATACTTCCTTGTAAGACAAATCTTTGAGAAAGGGTTCATCCCTTTTGACAGGGCACTTGTTACTCAGTTTATGGCTAAGTTGGAATTTTATATTTGACACTATTTGTAATAACAGAATgatctgtattatttttatttgctaatAAGCTTTGATTCTTACTGTATTAATAATAAGGAACACACTCATTTACCTAAATTGCTGTTTATTCATGTTTTTTGAGAGTATCAGTACAGACTCAAATTCAGTGCTATTTGCTATGTTAATGTTAACATTTTCTAGGTAGATTACAAAAGTTGATATAATGAGCTTTGATTCTTACTGTATTAATAATAAGGAGCAAGCTCATTTTCCTAAATTGCTGCCTGTTCATACTTTTTGGATGTATCAGTACAGACTCAAAATCACTGCTCTATATGCTATGACTTGAGTCTGCTATGCAATGTTAAGAGTTAAATTTTTCTAAGGTTTAAAATTTTCCAAGTCTGTTATGCAatgttaatattaaaattttctaaAGTTGATTGttcaataaaattttatactttttagTAGATTTGATAATTGTGTTCTGTGTTTTGACGAAGTTCTACCTGACAAAATATATGTTCTAAATAAAAAACTGTTCTGAGCAAATACCTGCcttcaacatttttatttcacctgTGTGAATTCTCAGGAGGAGTTTGTATACCTGCATGAGCAAATCCATGAGAACGAGGTATGAGAGTCCCACAAGTTTTTGCTGCTGTGGCCTTGGCAAGGGGATTGTGTTAGCAATAAGTGTCAGATCAGGCACTTGCTGTTTTATCAGCATTGCCCCTTGCTAGCTTCctaaacttcagaaaaataacaaattggTTTCCTTTGGCTTTACTTTATTTCTGGGCACACCAGggagggttttgttttagcttttAAACCCAAAATCTTATTATCTTAAGTATTGTTCTTGAATAGGACAAgaagccagctctgctgaggttTTCTCTGCGATAAGAACTTCTGCACACGCATTCCATCCTTCCTAATTTGGATATTACGTTTTTTTCCATGACAGCAACAAAATACTGTCTTTTAGAAATGCTCTCGTggctcttttttcttccttttacagACATGGATGCACTGTAGGGAATATGTTTTTTGAACTATCTTTCTCTTGGATTTGTTGAGGTAATTATTTCGCAGTATTTCTTGATACACCAGTACTGAGAGATTGCGTaattcattgttttctgttctgaagtAACTTAGAAGTCAACTGAAATTGGGTTTTGGACCTGTTATGAATCTAGATATGACTTCTACACAGCAACTTTAATGCAGCTCACACAGGTAAGGAAGGTAAGTTTTATTCAACATAGCAAAAttgctttcattaaaattactttgaaataatttaaagagGTCATTCTTGGAAAAATCTTTTAAGTCTTGGAAGATAAGATCATGCCAATGCCATGTTTTGGGTGCTAGCAGTAgcaaaaaagggagaaaaagttTCTATTTTTAGAGTTGATCCTCCTACACTTTTTGAGTCAGCAAACTCTTAAAAGTATGATGTAAGCAAAAGTCTTGTTTTTCCTAAGGATACTGTTTAGCCAGGTACATCTGCAGTGATTATCAAATGCTATAATTACTGCTGGAATACATCTGTCTCAACTTAGAAAGAGCTCATTCTTCTACCcttctaggttttttttttccaccataTTTCCTCTTGTTTACTCATTCTTTACCTGTTCCATTGAACTGGTACTTGAATACTAAGCTTAACTGTTAATAAAATAAGCTTTACACTGCTTCTCTTTGCTGtacatttttttaaggaacaatGGAAATACAGATAGTCTAAACCTAGAATCTAGCACCTCCTATGTTGTAATTAGTTGAAACTTGATTTATTTGTAAAGAATTTAACTAGTATATGATAGTTTATGTAGGTGTTTCTCTAAAGTTATGAAGGTGGAACAATATTGAACAGGCTTTTTCATGTAAGGATTCAGTACTCACTTGAAAACTACCccaaaactcattaaaaaaacccctaggtTGTTTGATTGCTTATTTAAGGAGATGGAGGATAAAGACCCAAAAGAATAAAGCTAAATTTGAATGTGGCAGCATTACGAATGCCTTGGAAATAGTTGATAGGCTGTTAAAGATCATCCTGTCTGAGAGCCACAATCAATAATTTATTGGAGACAGTAATTAATTGTGCAAAGGaagcgtgtgtgtgtgtctatatatatatatatatggagaGTATTTACCAAACTGCCCTGCTCTTTGAACAAGGGAAAGCAGCTGATGAAAATTAGCATAAACACACAGATGGACTAAACAACAAAGACTGAGAATAGAAGGGAAACGAAATATACTTAAATCCCGTGAAGTGAACTTTACTTGTTACATGTACATTCAATGAGAGAAGTGAATACCTCAATTCCATTAAATTGGTTATCAGATTGAAATGACAGGTTGAATGTaacaatagatttttttttttttttcataaatttttcTCATCCCTTGATGTGTCCATTGATACCTGCTGTTAGAAGGTGTTGGCTCTCTGTACTATGGGCCTTTTGTTTTCAGGTGTATCCCTTTCAGGATCTGACACAGTTTTAAGGCTCTGTGTGCTTCAGAGTTCCTTGGCACTGCTCTGGGGATTTTAAAGGCTCCAATATCCTGTTTTGAGAAGGTAGAAGTGTCTGACACCCAGAGGCAGACACATTACATCAACTTGCTTTATTGTTTCCTGCTGCAACTACTTAATGACTCCtagaatataaaaatagataCCACTCTATGAAACTTGCCATTTAAAGAATTTAGTCTTCAAATGAATGTGCACACAGCAAGTGAAGGgtttggggaaataaaaagctttttgtttttgtaaaataataagGATGGCAATGGAAAACCCAATAGGGATGTAAACATAACAGTAGTATTAGAAGGAAGAAATTGTCCCTAGATTTATTGTTACAGACGGTTTGATAATATCTTTGTGGACCCTTGAAAACAAGGGTGTGCAATATTACACTAGTAAAAGAGTTGAGATTTGAGATGTGCTCTAGTAATGTTAGAGGAAACTAAAGATATATAAAGATACTGCTAAGTCTTGTGAGATGTACAATTACTACTTTAAATCAGTTGTTAAATTATTCTCCAGTCATTGCCATAGACCAGTCACAGTCAGTTCACAGTGGGGAACAGCAGATCAGTTCTTAATTGGTAAAACAACTAATCACCAAGTGTGCAAGTACAAAACAATCTCGTTTCAAAAGTACTGAAGTTATTATAGAATAGTACTCTGCTAGAGCTCTACAGGCAACGAGGGAGTCTTTTAGGACTACTTGAAAGTTGATGATTGTTTAAAACAAGATCTGTTCTTACTGGATTCACTACCATGTGAATGCTGAACTACCAGCTTCTGCAACTTTCAAATTGTCTTCAGAAGGGCAGATCCATCTGAGTGGCAGTCTGAGCCCGTGTGTTGCTTAGTCTATAAATATGCTTGGCAGACAGTATGGAGCACTTAACTTACCCATTTCATACCACTGTTTAGCATGTCAGCTTTCTTGAATATTTTCTCTAATGATTCATTGTTCCTCCagaatgaaaaagcaaatctcACTTTATGGTTACATATTTGGTTCATTACATACTCGGTTCTCCCCTTTTGTATTATGAATCAAGACCCTTAATCTGTTGGGATCATCATGAATGgcttctgcttttgctgtgttttcgGCAGCCAGCTGCTCACTGTTGAGGTAAATGCTAGCTTTGGAAGCCACCATGGAGTTAGATGatctttcttcttcatcttcctctAACGAAGgatctttctttctccttggttttctgtgttttcccttgACACTGTGATCAAGTGAGGCATAACACATCTGATTGGCAGACTCCACCTAAAAGAAAATTCACTTTACATTCACTGGTTATCCTTGCTTTAAATTTATACCTAAGACTTTAAGTATGTCTACACTCTAATCATAATTCTGCCTGGAATTTGCCTAAATTAGCTGTAAGACAATTTATTAAAAGTACAAATGATTAAACTGTGGGAGAATGGAAAACAGATCAATAAAAGCAAATGGTAAATGACTCCTAGTGGCAACATGGAAAAATTCATCAAGGTATCATTGGAAAGAttctctgtggagaaggagggaagcTTATGTTCAGGTTCTTTGGGATGCAAGACATTtgatctgtttttcttctgacttttttattttttgtttagtaTCCAGTTATTAACTTTATTAATAGGCTTTGTCTGTGCAGAGAACCAAAGATGGATGATCCTTGTCTGTATATACTATCCCATTTCCAGTGCAAAATGTATGCTTTTTATGTCTTTCCTCTGGTTTTTTGTGCATTTCAAGCCAGACCATCAATGACTATTGACATTGGAATATCTAGActtaaaaagtttttctttacCTGCTGGAAATACCCTGTGAAAGAGTCTGAAAAACACTCCTTATGAAATACATGACAATAAACTCAGGAAATTGATGCTAGGAATGCTTCAATTATAGGCAGATTTCATTTGCAGCTTGCATGCTTTTAAGCATACAGGTATCTCAGCAAAGTACAAATCAATAGAAAGCAATCTTTCCCTGATTAAGGCATATAGATTTTGCACTGGACAAGAGTGAGCAAGTCAAACTCATGAGTATCATCTGATGCAGCTTGTGTTTTCACTTAGTTGATaattaaaccaaataaaattaattctttacaTAAGCCAAGGCTATTGATGCAAATTTAATTCCACATGACGTGCGTGCCTATGGCTGAGTTTATTATGCTGTATTGTGTGTAACTGAACTGTCTATAATTATACTTCCTTATTAATGATTTGGATTGAAAAAAGGGTCAAGTTTGTTCTGAAATATCTTGATGAACTGAGATACTAATGCATGGTAATTTTTGTGAGAGTGTGAAGATTTTTGTTATATATTGTTATAGGATAAATAAAGGAACTCTGAGGCAGACCATGTTACCCTAATTCAGAAATCCATAACTAAAATTAAAGATACCTGTAGCTGGTTAACTGGTCTTTGAGGTTGAGACTTCATCTGCTCGTAACAACATTCTTCTGTAATTTATCAAAgtagaaaaatctttttattaaaacatcCTACTGAGTCTTAAAAGATCAACCAACAGATTCTCTCTGTTAGAGTGCACTCCCCCCAGTTTACTTTGGTAggatgtttgtgtttgttttgaaatcACACATGGATCTCTCCCTCTATAGAGAGGTGAATAGCTAAGAAATTCAGACACATactgtgaaaattaaaatcattttGTGTTCATTTGAAGGAGAGGTTTCTCATTACTCACTATATGAGAGTCATTTTAGAGTGGTAGGAGAACTTCTTGCAATTAAGAGGTAGCCACATACTGATGTATTTTTCAGCACAGACAACCTTTTCTTTGTCTGAGAAAGAGGTTGTGAGTTGCAGTAGCTGATGATTAAGTTCTATTCCTGGGTCTACTTCAGTTTAAATTTGGTGTAATTCAGTGTAGCTGTGGTTCTAGTTATTTCCTCATGTTATATCTCACTTTAGCCACCAGTAAAGCAGATTACTTCCTTACAGTTTTCAGACTTTTACAATGCCACTGTATTGAGTGTTGACTTGATTAAATTTATGCAAACTGTGTATGAAAAAGTtgggtttgggctttttgtttcCTGCAGTTCAAGTGCTTTAGTTTTGCTTCCCCCCAATTAAGGCTTTTGCAGAAAAGGTTGTGTTCTTGTTACTTAAATATTGCTTTAACTCTAGAAGGGCTTCGAGAGACAAATCCTCTGCACACCTAGCTCTCACTGCAGTTATCTGATGTTACAGCCATTAATGTGGTGTCTCTCTGCCAAGGATTGTTACCTGGAGCACGGTAAAGTAAAGCCAGGCTGCCTGCCCACCATTCAGCTGCTGGGCTTCAGCACCTTTGTCAATGTCTGCTGTGGATAGCCACAGCAGAGAACTGGGATGGGTTTGTTTCTGCCTGCTTCTGTGGGAGCACTGACCTTGGACTGTGAGTAATATGTGTTTTGGATTGCTTTAATAGGCATGGATCAAGCTGTTGTTTCAGTTAGTGCAGCTTTACATTTAGACAAGCTCTTTGTTTTGAGATACTTGGCTGAACAGGACCGTATGGACtgtaaaaaatcaaattcagtaTGAGATCTGTTCTTACAAGTATTAGTGCAGTATGAAAGTTTGCATTTCTATACCAATTATGTTTAATAATTTCAATTATATCAATAGTTGAAAATATGTAGATTCTCAAGTTTGCCACttgagaaatgcaaaatatgtCAGTCAGTAATTTTTTAATCATACATTTTTATAGCCACTGAATAGACACATGTTCCTAAAATATAGCTTACCTAAAATATCTTGATTGAGATTGCCATAAACTGGATAGTCTTCTGTGTGATAGCCATCATAGctgcaaaggaaatgaaaaaatactttttattcaCAGAACATGCTTTATTTAGCACCCCAATACTCTATATTCAGTAAATGTTTTTATACACATATGAAGattgtgtgtgtatatctat is a window encoding:
- the LOC120749433 gene encoding T-cell receptor-associated transmembrane adapter 1 — protein: MECHFSIWGALAFLSLALIVSLTLNISHCMKKKQAKMRKDYEENNPSYDGYHTEDYPVYGNLNQDILEECCYEQMKSQPQRPVNQLQVESANQMCYASLDHSVKGKHRKPRRKKDPSLEEDEEERSSNSMVASKASIYLNSEQLAAENTAKAEAIHDDPNRLRVLIHNTKGENRVCNEPNM